In Halobacillus amylolyticus, the following proteins share a genomic window:
- a CDS encoding alanyl-tRNA editing protein yields MTRKLYYEDPYKMEFESKVIKIDQDERGFYGVPEETAFYPTGGGQPHDKGTMNGIEVIDVEEVEGEVRHYTREKLPAETENVLGSIDQERRIDHMQQHCGQHIISAIFDDQFGIPTTSFHLGKDTVTIDLDTDCLSGDLLEKVERRVNEVIRNNYPVETKWLSVEEAAEYPLRKPLAVDGDVRVVIIPDIDYNGCGGTHPHFTGEVTAVKFLGWTRNKKQVRLEFVCGYRVLDKLEQKHRVLTEMKRLVPRPEEKLVEEVDELITSSKEKDKKIAELEEQLLQYEARDIISESQEDRVIQRVFKDRPIKTLQSLGKAIIEEASDAYLILISEQENQLQFVLAHGADIDQNMNGVAKQILPLIEGKGGGKPNFVQGGGKKIIEGDAFAERVKNLL; encoded by the coding sequence ATGACGAGAAAGCTTTACTACGAAGATCCTTATAAAATGGAATTCGAATCTAAGGTTATAAAAATAGATCAAGATGAGCGTGGTTTTTATGGAGTGCCGGAAGAGACGGCGTTTTACCCGACTGGTGGTGGGCAGCCACACGACAAAGGAACTATGAATGGAATTGAAGTGATCGATGTAGAAGAAGTGGAAGGCGAGGTGCGTCATTACACAAGAGAAAAGCTTCCCGCTGAGACAGAAAATGTACTAGGAAGCATCGATCAAGAGCGACGTATCGATCATATGCAGCAGCACTGTGGACAGCATATCATTTCAGCTATTTTCGACGACCAGTTTGGGATTCCGACAACGAGTTTCCATTTAGGTAAAGATACGGTGACGATCGATTTGGATACGGACTGTCTTTCCGGAGATCTTTTGGAAAAGGTTGAGAGGCGGGTGAACGAGGTCATACGAAACAATTACCCGGTTGAAACGAAGTGGCTGTCCGTGGAAGAAGCAGCGGAATATCCGCTTCGCAAACCGCTCGCCGTCGATGGTGATGTTCGAGTTGTCATCATTCCAGACATTGATTACAACGGATGCGGAGGAACGCACCCGCACTTCACGGGTGAAGTTACGGCTGTCAAGTTCCTAGGGTGGACAAGAAATAAGAAGCAGGTGCGCTTGGAGTTCGTCTGCGGTTATCGAGTTCTGGATAAGCTCGAGCAGAAACATCGGGTATTAACCGAAATGAAGCGGCTAGTTCCAAGGCCGGAAGAAAAGCTTGTAGAGGAAGTCGACGAGCTGATCACGTCAAGCAAGGAGAAAGACAAGAAAATCGCTGAGCTTGAAGAACAACTGTTGCAATATGAGGCACGTGATATTATCTCAGAGTCACAGGAGGATCGGGTGATTCAACGCGTTTTCAAAGACCGTCCTATCAAAACACTTCAATCACTAGGAAAAGCAATCATCGAAGAAGCCTCTGATGCTTATCTTATTCTGATCAGTGAACAGGAAAATCAGCTTCAGTTCGTGCTGGCTCATGGGGCGGACATCGATCAAAATATGAATGGTGTCGCTAAACAGATTCTGCCCCTTATTGAAGGGAAAGGAGGGGGCAAACCGAATTTCGTCCAAGGCGGAGGCAAAAAGATCATAGAAGGGGATGCCTTTGCTGAACGAGTCAAAAACCTTTTATGA
- a CDS encoding BlaR1 family beta-lactam sensor/signal transducer — protein sequence MFFTHLVTSFIVSSITIVMIMLMKKLCSKHLSAKWQYNLWFLLLIALTLPFLPKQWIRFENFYISFDGNHSNSTSNPSVNTGEGSGLSSENWMQDFTVSVNRLNLDFLNITLASIWIAGMLVMAAFSLHAWFRLKKIRNTTTVLNNEELLQLFERCKDRLNISKPLFVGESPLVKSPMTFGLFKTYVVLPIHLDERMSIENINYIFMHELHHYKYKDIATNYLVIIYQILYWFNPLVWIAFKEMRVDREIACDTAVLKSLVEKSYADYGNTIISFVDVPSYSKNFTGSNQLNGPKKQIKKRIEKIASFTIESKWMKLKSISIFTLAGIFVASQLPFISAMANGNNRYDFNFEHTIYKDLSEYFGGYDGSFVLYNMNADQYTIYNKDKSTWRVSPNSTYKIYTALMGLELGVITSNYSTMKWNGTQYPYESWNTDQNLSTAMENSVTWYFKKLDQKIPRETVRAYLKQIGYGNRDLSGGEDYWLESSLKISPVEQVQLLSAFYTNQFEFEEKNIQTVKDSLLLEEYDGARLFGKTGTGNVNGKNINGWFIGYVEYENNTYFFATNIQNEDNSYGSKAAKITLSILEDKGISKERE from the coding sequence ATGTTCTTCACTCATCTCGTTACAAGTTTTATAGTGTCCTCTATTACTATAGTGATGATTATGCTGATGAAGAAATTATGTTCCAAACACCTTTCAGCGAAATGGCAGTACAATCTATGGTTTTTATTGTTAATCGCATTGACGCTTCCATTTCTGCCGAAGCAATGGATTCGTTTTGAAAATTTTTATATATCATTCGATGGAAATCATAGTAATAGCACTAGTAATCCTTCTGTCAACACTGGTGAAGGCTCAGGGCTAAGTAGCGAAAACTGGATGCAGGATTTCACGGTATCTGTTAATCGACTCAATCTGGATTTCCTGAATATCACGTTAGCCAGCATTTGGATTGCAGGCATGCTGGTAATGGCTGCTTTTTCCCTTCATGCATGGTTCAGGTTAAAGAAAATTAGGAACACAACCACTGTCCTGAACAATGAAGAACTTTTACAATTATTTGAACGGTGCAAGGATCGATTAAATATATCTAAACCTTTGTTCGTAGGAGAATCGCCGCTCGTCAAATCTCCAATGACGTTTGGACTGTTTAAGACCTACGTTGTGCTGCCGATTCACCTTGACGAACGGATGTCGATAGAAAATATCAACTATATTTTCATGCATGAACTACATCATTATAAATACAAAGATATCGCGACGAATTACCTTGTCATCATTTATCAAATTTTATACTGGTTTAATCCCCTTGTTTGGATTGCTTTTAAAGAAATGAGGGTAGATCGTGAAATTGCCTGCGACACGGCTGTTTTAAAATCGTTGGTTGAAAAGTCTTATGCAGATTATGGGAATACGATTATTAGTTTCGTGGATGTACCCTCGTATTCGAAGAATTTTACTGGGTCTAATCAGTTGAATGGCCCCAAGAAGCAAATTAAAAAAAGAATTGAAAAAATTGCATCCTTTACGATTGAATCGAAATGGATGAAGCTGAAGAGTATATCAATCTTTACCCTTGCAGGGATATTTGTAGCAAGTCAGCTTCCATTTATTTCTGCAATGGCCAATGGTAATAACCGTTATGATTTTAACTTTGAACATACGATTTATAAAGATTTAAGCGAATACTTTGGTGGATATGATGGAAGCTTTGTTTTATATAACATGAATGCTGATCAATACACCATCTATAATAAAGATAAAAGCACATGGAGAGTGTCCCCAAATTCTACCTACAAAATTTATACCGCATTAATGGGATTAGAGCTAGGGGTCATAACAAGTAATTATTCCACAATGAAATGGAACGGAACGCAATATCCTTATGAGTCTTGGAATACAGATCAAAACCTATCAACAGCCATGGAAAATTCCGTAACCTGGTATTTTAAGAAGTTGGACCAAAAAATCCCGCGGGAAACCGTCCGAGCTTATCTGAAACAAATAGGTTATGGAAACCGTGATCTTTCTGGCGGAGAAGACTATTGGCTGGAATCTTCATTAAAGATTTCTCCGGTCGAACAGGTACAATTGTTATCGGCGTTTTATACAAACCAGTTTGAGTTCGAGGAAAAGAACATCCAGACTGTTAAAGACTCCCTTTTATTAGAGGAATATGATGGTGCAAGACTCTTCGGGAAAACTGGTACGGGCAATGTTAATGGTAAGAATATAAATGGTTGGTTTATTGGATATGTAGAGTACGAGAACAATACATATTTCTTTGCAACCAATATACAAAATGAGGATAATAGTTATGGAAGCAAGGCGGCAAAAATCACGTTGTCTATTTTGGAGGATAAGGGAATCAGTAAGGAAAGAGAATGA
- a CDS encoding type IA DNA topoisomerase, translating into MTRVVILAEKPSQAKAYAEAFTIQEKTKTYILLKPDKTFPDGATITWGVGHLVELKEPHDYKPEWKRWKLDQLPIVPDRFLEKVSKGKWEQFQAVKQLFQQADVLVNAADVDREGSNIFYSILRLTGVKGKPVQRLWINSLEKDEVRKGFNNLQNNDKDLRLFDEAKARQISDWMVGINASRLFTLLLQKKGFSSYLSIGRVQSPTVYLIYQRHKEIENFVSEPFYQIEGLFQSQAGDYKGLAEIKEKDKAKVQALMDQYGLKEKEDSTGIVQSIDKKTKYQKSPKLHSLSTLQSVANRRWKYTPSQVLKTMQKLYEKRLVSYPRTDCNFITESEFAYLLNNLNSYQQALNISFTPASLKPNKRYVDSRKVQEHYAIIPTKSVPSQKKLSGLSREERNIYHEVLATMLAMFHTDHVYEETTIFTYVHDLPFKSTGRREVKRGWKELFPKPSTSKQEKETDLPDVKKDEQVGVRLHIKESMTKPPKPYTEGQLINMMKTCGKLMDNEEDVEILKEVEGMGTEATRSSIIETIKAQKYIEVKKNNVYVTEKGIMLCEAIEGTLLSSPSMTAKWESYLKKIGSGEGSKQVFIKQTSQFIEKLIQETPDSIQQVHVRSTGEKTKWNAPIAKCPSCPTGSIMDRYKFYACSAYKEGCKVTFPKKLAGKTLTKNMIKTLCEKKRTKVLKGFKGKKTFSTALTLDKDYKIKFDFEKKS; encoded by the coding sequence ATGACGAGAGTGGTCATCCTAGCCGAAAAACCCTCTCAGGCAAAAGCTTATGCAGAGGCTTTTACGATTCAGGAAAAAACGAAAACTTACATTCTATTAAAGCCGGATAAGACATTCCCGGATGGCGCGACCATCACGTGGGGAGTCGGCCATTTGGTTGAATTAAAAGAACCTCATGACTATAAACCTGAGTGGAAGAGGTGGAAACTTGATCAACTGCCGATCGTTCCTGATAGGTTCCTTGAGAAAGTCTCTAAAGGGAAATGGGAGCAGTTTCAAGCGGTCAAGCAGTTGTTCCAGCAAGCGGACGTGCTAGTGAATGCGGCCGACGTCGACAGGGAAGGCTCGAATATTTTTTACAGTATTCTCCGCTTAACAGGGGTAAAGGGAAAACCGGTTCAACGATTGTGGATTAATTCTCTTGAGAAAGATGAAGTTCGTAAGGGATTTAATAATTTACAAAATAACGACAAGGACTTGCGTTTATTTGATGAAGCGAAAGCCCGTCAAATTAGTGATTGGATGGTTGGAATCAATGCCAGTCGCCTGTTTACATTGCTTTTGCAGAAGAAAGGTTTCTCAAGCTACCTGTCGATTGGACGTGTGCAATCTCCTACGGTTTATTTGATCTATCAAAGGCACAAAGAAATTGAAAACTTTGTATCAGAGCCTTTTTATCAAATCGAAGGGCTTTTTCAATCTCAAGCAGGTGACTATAAAGGCCTTGCTGAGATTAAGGAAAAGGACAAAGCAAAGGTGCAGGCGCTTATGGACCAATACGGGCTCAAAGAAAAGGAAGACTCAACAGGGATTGTCCAAAGTATAGACAAAAAGACAAAGTACCAAAAGTCACCAAAACTACATTCACTGTCGACCCTGCAAAGTGTTGCGAACAGACGATGGAAATACACACCGTCACAAGTACTCAAGACGATGCAAAAACTCTATGAGAAACGTCTGGTCTCCTATCCGAGAACAGATTGTAATTTTATAACCGAAAGTGAGTTTGCTTATTTATTGAACAACTTGAATTCATACCAGCAAGCGTTGAACATTTCTTTCACACCGGCTTCTTTAAAACCAAATAAACGGTATGTCGACAGCCGCAAAGTGCAGGAACACTATGCAATCATCCCGACAAAATCGGTCCCCAGTCAAAAGAAACTGAGTGGACTTAGCCGTGAGGAACGTAATATTTATCATGAAGTTCTGGCCACGATGCTTGCGATGTTCCACACGGACCATGTGTATGAAGAGACCACGATTTTTACATATGTTCATGATTTACCTTTTAAATCCACGGGCAGAAGAGAAGTGAAACGCGGCTGGAAAGAGCTGTTTCCAAAGCCGTCTACATCAAAACAGGAAAAAGAAACGGATCTGCCGGATGTTAAAAAAGATGAGCAGGTTGGCGTTCGGCTTCATATTAAAGAAAGCATGACGAAGCCGCCAAAGCCTTATACCGAAGGTCAGCTGATCAATATGATGAAAACCTGCGGGAAGCTCATGGATAATGAGGAAGATGTGGAGATTTTGAAGGAAGTCGAAGGCATGGGAACAGAAGCCACCCGCTCAAGTATTATTGAAACGATTAAGGCGCAAAAATATATTGAAGTGAAAAAGAACAACGTGTATGTCACAGAAAAAGGGATTATGCTTTGTGAAGCGATTGAAGGAACGTTGTTATCAAGCCCTTCCATGACCGCGAAATGGGAATCGTACTTAAAGAAAATTGGAAGCGGCGAGGGATCGAAACAAGTGTTCATCAAACAGACCAGTCAGTTTATTGAAAAGTTAATTCAAGAAACCCCCGACTCCATTCAACAGGTTCACGTTCGAAGTACCGGAGAGAAAACCAAGTGGAATGCCCCGATCGCCAAATGCCCTTCCTGTCCAACAGGTTCTATTATGGACCGATACAAATTTTATGCGTGTTCCGCTTACAAAGAAGGATGTAAGGTGACCTTTCCGAAAAAATTAGCAGGAAAGACGTTAACGAAGAATATGATTAAAACGTTGTGCGAGAAGAAGCGAACGAAGGTTTTAAAAGGATTTAAGGGAAAGAAAACGTTCAGTACTGCTTTAACATTGGATAAAGATTATAAGATCAAATTTGATTTTGAGAAGAAATCTTGA
- the bla gene encoding class A beta-lactamase, producing MKKTYKYKLRMHKFTLFMSLLTLVTLSACLNADSSRSNASSKEENKSDQTANTDEKFAKLENEFDAKLGVYALDTGTNQTIDYRPEERFAFASTYKALAAAIVLQQKSKHELEEVITYTEDDLVTYSPVTKKHVGTGMTLLELSEAAVRTSDNTAGNFLFKAIGGPDKFEHALRQIGDNVTQADRYEPDLNEFTPGDTRDTSTPKALATSLKAFAVSDLLSKDKRKLFTDWLQGNATGDGLIRAGAPEGWRVGDKSGAASYGTRNDIAVVWPPNREPIVIAIMSHRDKKDAKYNDELIAQAAEIALNALQ from the coding sequence TTGAAAAAAACATATAAATATAAACTTAGAATGCATAAGTTCACACTGTTTATGTCGTTGCTCACACTAGTTACACTCAGCGCTTGCCTGAATGCAGACAGTTCTAGGAGCAATGCCTCATCTAAAGAGGAGAACAAATCGGACCAAACAGCGAATACAGATGAAAAGTTTGCCAAACTTGAGAATGAGTTTGACGCTAAACTCGGTGTCTATGCGCTCGATACAGGCACGAATCAGACCATCGATTATCGGCCAGAGGAGCGTTTTGCCTTTGCATCTACTTACAAGGCTTTGGCCGCAGCCATCGTGCTGCAGCAAAAATCTAAGCATGAGCTTGAGGAAGTCATTACCTACACAGAAGATGATTTAGTAACCTATTCTCCGGTCACCAAAAAACACGTGGGTACTGGGATGACACTTTTGGAACTAAGCGAAGCGGCTGTTCGAACCAGTGACAACACCGCGGGGAACTTTTTATTTAAAGCTATAGGAGGTCCTGATAAATTTGAACATGCCTTAAGGCAAATCGGCGATAACGTAACACAGGCAGATCGATACGAACCGGATTTGAATGAATTCACCCCTGGAGATACTCGTGACACCAGCACACCAAAAGCTCTCGCCACCAGTTTAAAAGCATTCGCAGTCAGCGACTTGCTTTCGAAGGATAAGCGGAAATTGTTCACGGATTGGCTGCAAGGCAATGCTACAGGAGACGGGCTGATTCGTGCAGGCGCACCTGAGGGATGGAGGGTTGGTGATAAGAGCGGGGCCGCAAGTTACGGAACGAGAAATGATATTGCAGTGGTTTGGCCGCCAAATAGAGAACCAATTGTCATTGCGATCATGTCCCACCGTGATAAGAAGGATGCCAAATATAACGATGAGCTGATTGCTCAAGCTGCCGAGATCGCACTTAACGCCCTCCAGTGA